From the genome of Medicago truncatula cultivar Jemalong A17 chromosome 2, MtrunA17r5.0-ANR, whole genome shotgun sequence:
cgattcaattgatttttacaAATTGGAGTCACGTGAGTACTATCATATTATGAAAATCCAAGAAAGAATGATAAGCTGAGGTATcaccaaaatagtaaaaaaaataatcattgattAATATTCAATAACAACTTTTAATCCCAATTCAATACTGAATCTAAATAatgatacataaaaaataatatttggtaTGAGAAATGAACCGATATGACTTAATCAAAACTGAAATTTATCATTGGTTTCTTTAACGTGATTATTATCTAATGATGAATGCACTTTTGATTGCTGCATATGCACAAGTTATTCTAAAGGTATTTCACAGAAATGGTCACATTCAATAAAATTTCCCCTATTATACATCTGCATACATGAAATAGGACAggacaaatatatttctaaggAATACAAATCTTGGATTGTAAAGGAAAGCAAAACACACAGCAATTGTAAATtaccaaattaaattaatttgacaTTCAAATTGCTTATTTAGCTTCTTCAACATCTTTCTTGTAACAATTGTGAATCCATTGCTCTTGTTTATGACTGCATCATAATCAACCTATGTAATTCaatcaaataaacacaaaactaaaaacaatgaaaaagaaCATGATATCATGATCATATGAATTAGATTAATAAGTGCAAAGATAATGAAAAGATGAGAAGTTATAGGAATATAGCCTCCAAGATAATTAAGACATTTCTTGGTAGAGTTTcgtgctgataacgtgttataaaataaactaaattacaaaatcaaatgTAGAGAAGATAATCAAAGATAGAGAACATTAGAGCTTTTGTATTTCACAAGTGTGTCATTCACATTACAACATAAGTCCTATTTATAGGATACAAATGAGCAAGTGAATGATCAAAGTCATTAAGGACCATTAAATATACATTCACTAATAGTGGTGATAAGAAGGTGGAAGGTGGAAGATGGAAGATTAAGGATGGACATCCACTAAGcttattattcaaaacataatcGTTATTTTTGCTATTAGAGGCCGTTGAACTTGTTACGTTTTTATCGTTCtaactattattaaaaaaaaactatcagatattttaaaggaaaattttaaaatagaaatattatgttaataGTTATTTTTGCTATTAGAGGGAGTTGAACTTGTTACGTTTTGATCACTCcaactattattaaaaaataatatattttctccctcaaaaaaaaaaaaaaaaatactttcagCTATTTTGaagtgaaatttaaaaatagaaatatttctATGCTAATATTTAAAGTCCttatgagtttagctcagttggtaatgacaatgcataaaatatgtaagatcCGAACCaccactataaaaaaaaagtgaaattttaaaaatagaaatatttctATGCCAAAAGAATGGCTAGACACAATTTTGTTTCAGTATACAAACATTCATAAACACAATTTACACCATATCTTATGTATTTTGTGCTCATATCAGCATGAAGCACAAGCAGACTAACTACCATCTAAAGCACCACAAAATGAACAAGTTTTGTGATGCAAAGTCATTGCATTCTATTGGCTTGACTGAGAATTAATAGCCTCAATTGCTTGAGAGGAAGCACTTGAAAATTCCATCAGTGACACGAAGAGATGTGGAAGTCTAGTTCTGAGGTTATCAAGGGTCATGGTTCTACTATACTGAACAGAATCCAAATAATCTGCTTTCACACTTTCCACTTGCTTCTTTAAGGCTTCTGTTTCCGCTTTTTTATGAAATAGCGGATGCCTTGGGCTTATATTACcttcatcaccatcatcttcaaagtttaattcaatttttctctGCATCTCGGCCAGGGACGTCGAGCACCTTTGCAACTTTCTTTCAAGTTTTTCCAACTTTTTCAGAATGTTATCTTCCTCGGCCTGTTGAGCAATTATGGAACGTATGGATAATAGAAGGTTTTTTATTGCATCAGCCACCTCCTGTAACCACATCAAAGTGgcagaaaaaattatattccgCTCATAAAATTTAGACATCTGTAGTATGGTAAAAAGATAGAAGTATCTTTGAGCCATAAGAAGTGTTTTGTGCAAACAAACACGTTACGCCCATACATAAAAGAATTTACATTTTCCATTCGAAAAACAAAGCATGGCATGTTGTGAGGGTAAGAAGTACCTTATCAGGTAATCCATCAAGCCCAAGCTCCCACTGTTCACAAATGGTGCGAATAGAAGAGTGGTTGCTGCTTTCATGACCATCCCTTAAGCAGTTGGTAAGCTGAATCCACTTACTGAGGGTCCTTACATACTCTTGTTGCGATTTTACAAGTTTACAGAAGCTGTTATACCAATAAGAAGCCTCACTTTCAAACTGAATTGTAGCTTGATGATGATATTCAGAATTTAGAATTGTATTATGGTTATCACCGAGGTTACTCAGCTGCTGGGAGATCAGTGCCTGTGACTGATGACATCCATGCATTATCCTCCACATTTGTGACAACCTACAAAACAAACAGTTAAAGCAAAACCTAGGATATGAATCAGATATAATTAACACACTGCTCTGAGAAATGAAATATACCCGGCAGTTAATGCAACCAACTGGGGTAAAAGCTCTTCATCTATAAGTTCCAAAATGGATGAAGTTGTTTCACTGATGCACTGCCGCAGGCTTATCAAATCAGACTCCAATTTCTCAACATTTGATcgaattttgtcaattttaacCAAATCAAGGTTCTCATCCTCTTGTTTtttcaatgacaatgacttccTCTCAAACTCCAATTTGGTAATTCCCTCCTCCTACATTATATGACATTTGAACAATGAGAAAAGGACATTCGTGCTAAATGTAATGCAtcctcttgtttttttttcttttcactcactaccaaaataaagtaaataaatattttcctttgatcaaaagaaacaaatataatgATCAAAACAATTGCCACCCTAACTAAGGGATAGATAGAAGCTAACTAGTCACTTTATCGAAAAATACCAGTCAACTACCATAAATTGAGCCATAATATATACGACTGTAACCTTTTGAATTTAAATTAGcctaaaaaagaataaaagcaAAGgtaatttgatccaaaaaccaGATAATCAAATGACTTCAAAGACAAAGGAGAAAGATAGTAAAACATAGGCAAACGGAAGATAGTGAAAAGGGTATTAATGTCATTCCAagattaattgaaatttttttggtataaagtaaaattttaactatttttattacattaaaaaaaattaggaagtCCTGTAACCGTAGCTCAGATGGTACCAGGGAAAATTtgtgcaggggccggggttcgaacctcggattccccacttctccacaaatTATGTCACTGCATGATTTTTACAAACTAAGTTGGCTGAATCTCAGTTCCCTAACTCATGGCTGAATCAGATCTACCATACCGTCTGGTTTTTACAAACTATGTCACTGCTCCACTCTTAACTATCATTCATGGTCATCAGACATCAAACAATGGCTTAAGGTTCAAGGTTACGAAGACCATCTCACCAAGAACATTGATTCTGTGCCTGAATCAGACCGTTCTCTCTGGAAAATGATCGATGCTCAACTATGTATTGTCATCAAATCAACCATCCATGATTCTGTGAAGAATTTCTTCACAACTCTTctcacttgtgagactgtttggaagaAGGCTAAGATTTTTGACATCGGTGATACTAGAAGGTTATACCAGGTTTGCCAAAATTTCATGAGGGTTGTTGGCCCTAGACGACTTGATGGTTCCATGGCTGACTATTTGGATAAGATTCAAGGTCTCTTGCATGATTTCAATGAAATCATGCCTCCAGCTGGCGCGCCTACCAAGGAATATGAACAGCGAGAAACCTTTTTTATGATGTTGGCCTTGTGTGGTTTACCTATGGAGTATTCTTTGGTTCGTAATCAAATTCTAGATTCTCCCATTGGACCTACTTTCAACTCTGCAATGTCTACTTTATTGCTTATACTGGAAAAATCATCTTTGAATGTGGAAGTTATTAATAAACCTGTTGACTCGTCTGCCTCGGCTTTTCAAAGTGGTGAATATGGTCGATCCCGGAAGCATGGTAAATCTTGTCCTAAGTGTGACCATTGCCATATGATCGGCCACACTATCGATAGGTGTTTTGATATCCATGGCCGCCCACCTCAGACAACCAATGTAGCACAGACTGCACAGGTAGCTTCCTCTCAGACGCGGCTGCCACCGTCGCACTTTCGGCACTTCTGAACATATTTACTTCCAATCTTGTGGATTATTACTATTAATGTTTTCTAATGAAAAACATTagttgttagtttttttttagtaagggtcggaaatattaattattctattttcaaaacaaagataGTCCTGAACAATATGCCTTGAAATTCTGTTCCTGATTTATTTTTCCCTAAATATCTTCTGCATTAAATGATAGTCCCTCGTGCAGCTCAAAAATATTTGGGGCACACCATGTTTTTGCAGTTTTCTAATATGATGCAGGTTAGTTAAATATATGACATTTTGCTTCACATTTGCACTAAAACAGATAGAAAATCCGCATCCTAGActgtttattggttttattattGGCTTACCTTTACTGCCTTGTAAAGTTTCTTCTCTGccgcatataattttttaagtgtGGCACAATGAGCTCCCGGCCTGCATGGTTCACTAGGACTAGAAAACTCAGCGTCATCTTTGGTGAACGTGGATGACTTAGTGTGCCTACTCCATGATAGTACGCTAAATACCCTTGCAGAATTGGTTCTCTTGCCTACAAAGAACATGCCAGAGTAGAAAAAAATGTCAGCACCCCATACACAGAAAATAAATGATCTCTACAATTAAGTAAACATCAACTATAAGTCTGTCATAAAACATGAAGCATATAGGGAATTAATATGTAGAGTAAGTCGATATGATAGCATTTTTTATATTAGATTGAATCCCTCTGGTAGTATATGAGCTTCCAAATTACTATTCTGTGTATCCCTCTGGTATTATAGTACGCTAAATACCTCCATGCCAAAGCTCACTCTCAGCATACGCTATAAAAGTCATTATGGATATACCatacattcaaacatttcaaaaaagaaataactaaCCTCAGTTTTAAGAGTATCAAAAGGTGCATTGTgaatatcaaataaaactatatattaattaattcaaatacAGAAAAGACAGGAAGCAAAAGGTCAGGGCTAGCCAATGACAAAACCTAATCTATCATAAAGGAACTTTAATAATCTTAAAGGACACGATATGAAGTCTTACTTGGATGACGACCAGAATTTTGCCGAAGAAGAGTATCTCCGCTGCTGATATCAATAAGAACAGCGATTTCCTTTATACACGCTGATGCTTTCAGGAAATGATCGTCTAACTCTTTAACTATACCCTCCAATGATCTCCCACTTCTACCAATCACCACGGGCATAGCTTTAGTAACATGAGTTTCTTTTCTAAACAAAGTAATAGCAGAGGAACTATCATCAACTGGTTCTTTGACCGGTTGCTTCCCGCTACGTGATCTTCCCACACTTACATCAGCTTCTGAATCTTGGACTTCATCCTCAAATTCAGTTTTGGTTTCTTCCCAATTCTCCTCCTCAAACGACTCTACAGCTTCTACTTTATCCACAGGTTGAAATAGCAACGACGAGCTCAAACCTTGGTCAATTTGCAGCATATGAACAAAGTTGCCAGTGCCATCATTCTCTAGTATTTCAGCTTCGCCAATGTGCATAGAACTCTTTTCAGCAAGAAAAGGAGGCAGCGGTGGAGGTAGCAAATCAGGTGGCGGGGAAGGCGGGGCTTCAGGCAGGCCAGTAGAGGCAAAGTCCAATTCTAATGTATCGGACTCGGTGAACTGCCTAAGTGTGGCACCGGTGTTCCTCAACGCTTTCAAATAAGCTAATAAGGCATCAGAAAACTCCTCTCTATTACAAACTAACTGTTTGATTACCTTCTTCCTTTCCTTGCATATGCCAACCCTTCCATCCTCATCAATACTTGATAACACACAGCCCATTTTGAAGAAGAGCTAATAACACTATCCACAGTCAAAGATAACCCAAATAAACCTATTGTTGGTAACAAGTTGTTACACTAATTTTCCAAAAAGTTGAGAAGTGGTCACCTAGAGAAATGACAGCCTTAGAAATTTATGGAGCACCAAGTTTCTACAAACATTGATACTCACTAACTGCATTCCTACAAACATAGATGTCCAAAAACCTTGTTAATGGTTGTAGTGATGTGTGTGTTGCAAAGATTTTGAGTTGGTTTGCTTGATCAATAGATTCTGTTGATAACgaaataaacatataaataaCAAGACATAGATAGAGACAGATTTACTAAGAAAAATTAGTAAGGGAAAAGAGGGCTTTGGAGCTGGAAAATACAGAGAAAAATTAAGAAATCTATcacattttttctaaaatggCATTTTTTTCTAAGGTGATTGTAAATTAATGCtaacaattaatatatttttaatttaaaaatattataacatagATTGAGACCATAATTCTtcacaaacacaattttttaattcttcGAATTAGGAGgattttttattacaaagaaAGTTAAACCCCCAAATTCCTTCTTTTTAAATGCCTTATATTTCTTCAAACTTGCAAAGAAAATCTAGAGATAtaccaagtaaaaaaaaaaaaaaaaacataaaggaaaaaaagtgaaaataaaaatgtttaaattagATTCCAATCCAAgagaaattgaaaatgtttaaattaaaatacaaaaaataattagagagaGGAAAAGAATGAGTGTGTGTGACAAAGAACATAAGTGTGTGAAGCAGATCAGTAAAAAAACACAGAAATGTTAGATTGTGGTACTCACTCTTGTTCCACACCAAATGgatcagttaaaaaaaaaaacaaaagttaatcCTAAGATGTTCCCTCCAGTCCTGACCTCATGCTTGagaaaacaaagacaaaaacaTAGTACTAAACATGCACAAAACCCAagaagatgagagagagagagagagagagagagagagagagagagatatttaCAGAGAGCATGCAGTTCAGTAAAGTACAGGAGCGCGTGCGTGGTTCCCAGCTTAGTTTGATGATGTTCTCAGTTGCATACAGAACACACAATACAACAAGAGGTTATGGTTTTGGTGGAACTAGAATGAATGATGGATGTGTGTACTATCTGGTGTGGTAATGCAATGCAATATACAAGAGGAGgttttgtttgaaagaaaaatgttagaTACACACCCTTTATTTCCATACACTCATGTACACCTCATGCACtaggaagaaagaagagaagataaaagagaaagtgtgtttGTGTAGAGTCCACATGATCACGTATCTGATTTTTGTGTGAGTATCGAGGAGTATATTGCCACTTAAAGATGTCTATCTATCGTAACTCTGAAAGAAAATGGAAAGAGGAGTGAGGTGGGGTGATAACTTAACTTAGTCCAACAAAAGAAATCAAACCATCAACTTCGtttatagtaaaaaaagaaagagaaagactACTTTCTAATTACTTTTTCTGACATATGCCATGCCATGccactctcttctcttctcttcttttccACTAGCAATATTCAatcataaaaaaagtaattaattaatcattttaacCACTTTTTTAATGAGTATGCTACTTCAGATAATATGTTAACAGAAATAATTAGTTGGACATTATTATGATTAGCCTAATTTAACTATAACTAGAGAAATACAAATTGGTAGTATATGAGTGAGTCTTatctaagaaaaatatttgagttCAATTATTACAGTTGGTAATATGGGTTTTATCTAAGAAAAAATatctaagaaaaatatttactttatcttttgttcttgTCTATTTAGAAGGTTGTCCATCTTTGTCTATAAAAAATGGATCGActccaaaattatttttataatatatttaaaaagattaaaattcatGGAGATGTATCGGAATGGATTAtaacgaaaatttcttgaaaaataaaataaaattaatttttgtttgacctattagagggtaaatcaaaacaattttttttattacagagggtaaataaaaaaatacagggaaaaaaatcggaaatgacctatattacagaaggtaaaaacctattaactctttatatttaaaattgttaataTCGTAGGTTTGGTTGCGTAGTTTGTTACACCATTGTTCAAAAACTAAGAAAATCTATATTCATCTACAAAGAAAGacaattttcttcaaattcagAAACTTGGATCTTCATCTCCAAcatgaacaaaaaaatttttaaaaaaaaaatatgaatagtaacaaaaaaaaatatggactaGGGTCATGAAACTTGTCATCAACAAGCAaatctataaataaatgaagaaaaaaatacattccctttcaaaaaaaataataatacattcAAACTCAATAGTAAACACACAAACCCTAGAAGTGGACGATATTTTGGAAGTCGTAGATGAGACTTTAGGGTTTTagatttgaaaggaaaaaaaaaaagatcaaatgaGAACCTAGAAAGGAAGATTAGTTCAGTTGATAAGAAATTGACTTATCTTTTTTGTGAATGGTATGCAAACATCTCCCTTACGTTCATTGAGCTTTGAGTCTTTCTTTAATCTTGATGAGTCTCCAAAATTCTACTCactcaaattttcttttatcaaacaaatatttaagaCTTGAGtagatattattatttaaaaatgaaaataaatgttCTTTATCTATCCGAATCACCTCCAACTCAAATTAAACTccagaaaatgtttttttttagaaacacgattattatttttttaagggagaaACACGATTATTAATTTGTCATATGTAGCATACCGTGCTGATTGAaaaagatagtttttttttttttcaataattgaAAAAGGTTATGTTAAACAAAGTGTATgccatttgttttttatatgtaaaatcTTTCAAATAtccaaataaaatatgtttatttgctgctcataaaaaaaatgattttttgctAGTATATGAACCTTTTTGGGTTTGCTCCATTGATACATTTGTTATTGAGGTCATATCTTAGAGTTTAAGatacatataataataaaatccaACTTATCATTAGTTATTGCATTGTAGTAGATTATTTGAATGTTGGGCAGTACTCACagtttacatttattttttaaaacacttTTGGCCGTCATGCAGCAAATATATGGTCATGAAATGAAAAGTATCACTTTATGACTACTCGATGGTTGTTAGTGGTAATTGTGATATTTGCATAGGCCAACCAAGGTTGAACACAATCGTGCcagattttcttcttcttgcaaTTGCTTTTGCTTTATTTTAGATAATTCTTTTATGCGTGGTAGGCAGTGACAAGCTCATCTTTGCAATTGCTTACTAGTTAAGATAATAATGCATAAATGCACGTGCAATTGCAACACATGTAATATCAAGTGAAAGAAATtcaggttttattttattttaaaacatgtGATATTAGGtttgattaattgaatatatatatgcatgaacGAACTTTGACCACTTTATATTccaaaaaagatatattatatatgtatgaatGTTCACACCATATTTGGTTTGGGTTGATGTCAACGAAAGATTAGGTATGTTTATAAGAAATTGGTTCATCAATGAGGTTGTTGgtttgttttttgagctttgAAGTTTTCTCTAACTCTGGTGAGTTGCGAGAGTTCAACTCAACTAAACTATTTTAAgctagacttttttttttgaagaagctaaattaaccccctcaaattgacaccagagagaatcgaacctgaaaccTTCAGGAGGAGCATACTCCCAAGCCAATATCACTAGGCCAGACTTGTCGACATGAAAACCAAGTTCTCTATATTTGGTGAGCATAGTTTGAAGGGACCGATCGAGTTAGGCGCTTCCTTAGTCAGATATTTCTAAGATATTCAGGAAAGTATGATTCGGTATAGGACCTATGAAGAAATCAGAACTTCAATGTAGATGAAGATTTAAGTTTGGTTGATCAATAATCTTATATgtgttttattatgttgttcTATGTCTTTGAATCATGTTGTTCTATGTCTTTGaattacgttgttgaaattgttatgtttaatgtaggcttaaatgctcaattgatcccttaacttgatttcaaatatcggtttggtcccataagtaataaaatgtTCGTTTAGATcgcttaactttatttaaatatcagtttagtcctttctgttaatttaattcaaaaaaacgttTAAATTTCAACTATGcagatttttaatatatgttgttgttgtagaattTAATGcaggttttttaaaaaaaatcttatgttCACCATAGAATAACCAAACCTTCCAAACTTCAAGTTTAAACACATTATGGGACTAGTTCGGATTATATTATCTGAAACATTATGGAAAttagtttggattatataatgtGAATCATTTTAGAATGTGGATTGTGGTGTTACAGGCAAGGCTTTACGGTTTATGGTGTGTTTAATGCATTAGTGgatattttaaatgttttctGACTATAGTTACATTTTAGAAACATTTTGTGGCTATAATATTTTTGCATTTGGGAGTCAGTTATGATTGTACTCATATTTTCCCTAAAAGTGTTGTGTAGTTTGTGGGAAGAGTACAAAGGTTACTAGAGATATTCATAtcaattaaagttttttttttaaaaggtgcGCTCTACAAATAAGCTTCAGAACAGTTTTTCCTAAGCTTCAGAACAGTTTTTCCTATTCAAAAGTAAACTTTTGTGAAGTCTAACTCAACTAACAATGTTGAAATCATTAGGTTAAACACCTTCACCCGGATTCAACTCAAGGTATCACACTTGTGTGTACGTGTGTGTGCATTTCAACGGTGTTTACCATATCTTTGAATAAATTTCaaaagagaaagtgtgtttAAGAATTAAGGGAGTTGATGAAATTCATACCCCAAAGATAAATGCAAATAGCTACATCCGTAGGCATACctctttcaaaattcaaacaaatgaaCACTTTAGAGTAGGAAGAAGCATAATGTGCAATGTGGTacaaagaaggaaaagaaaaaaaggaaaaaaactaaAGCTACAGTTTACAGTAAAACACTAAATAACGACCTTCATTTCAATCTCAAATACATTCACTTGAGATGGAAAAGCAAAGTAGCTGTTTAGCATATGAGACAGAAATTTAACAGATTTTTCTTTGAACATTTTAGACACTAAGAAGGAATAATTGAAGAGACTGATCCTTTGTCACTAATAGAAGAACTTCTATTATGCTTTACATTTCTGTCCTTCAACTTCTCAACATTATGATGTCCATTGTTCTGTTTGCTAACAGATCCTTCTTGAGCACTACACATTTGAGACTTTATCTTAAACCCGAGTTTCTTCGAAACAACTCCCCAAGCGCTTGTTGATGATCCTTTTGCCTTACCACCAAGTTTCTCAATCTCTTGTCTCATGTTTGAGCACTCTTTCTCGAGCTCAGATACTCTCATCCTCATGTTATCCATCCCTACTTTCAATACCTGATTTTCCTTGACTGCCGATGCCCAACCACCCTCGTTTGATCCGACCAAACCACTTCTTAAATTTCTTGATCCGTCAAGATTGTCTGATACTAGAAAACAACCAGCTATTGAAGTCCGAAGCTGGAGTTGCTCGAAAAATAGAACTTGAACTATGATTCTAATGGGGAGCCTTTCGTTCTGTGCGGCGTGGGTGCATGCTTCTAATGAGAGCTTCTGGCAGTCCATTAGCCTGCATAGTTGCTCTCTCTCTGACTCCACCAACCATGGGTGAGACTACATTTTTATATGAGAGCAACATTAAATCAGTACACAGTAGT
Proteins encoded in this window:
- the LOC11414095 gene encoding protein ALTERED PHOSPHATE STARVATION RESPONSE 1, with product MGCVLSSIDEDGRVGICKERKKVIKQLVCNREEFSDALLAYLKALRNTGATLRQFTESDTLELDFASTGLPEAPPSPPPDLLPPPLPPFLAEKSSMHIGEAEILENDGTGNFVHMLQIDQGLSSSLLFQPVDKVEAVESFEEENWEETKTEFEDEVQDSEADVSVGRSRSGKQPVKEPVDDSSSAITLFRKETHVTKAMPVVIGRSGRSLEGIVKELDDHFLKASACIKEIAVLIDISSGDTLLRQNSGRHPSKRTNSARVFSVLSWSRHTKSSTFTKDDAEFSSPSEPCRPGAHCATLKKLYAAEKKLYKAVKEEGITKLEFERKSLSLKKQEDENLDLVKIDKIRSNVEKLESDLISLRQCISETTSSILELIDEELLPQLVALTAGLSQMWRIMHGCHQSQALISQQLSNLGDNHNTILNSEYHHQATIQFESEASYWYNSFCKLVKSQQEYVRTLSKWIQLTNCLRDGHESSNHSSIRTICEQWELGLDGLPDKEVADAIKNLLLSIRSIIAQQAEEDNILKKLEKLERKLQRCSTSLAEMQRKIELNFEDDGDEGNISPRHPLFHKKAETEALKKQVESVKADYLDSVQYSRTMTLDNLRTRLPHLFVSLMEFSSASSQAIEAINSQSSQ